A genomic stretch from Leishmania infantum JPCM5 genome chromosome 23 includes:
- the GDPMP gene encoding GDP-mannose pyrophosphorylase encodes MSASDGQGMRAVILVGGFGTRLRPLTLTTPKPLVPFCNKPMIIHQIEALKAVGVTEVILAVAYRPEAMKEQMDEWSRKLGVSFVFSVEEEPLGTAGPLALARDILMQDDKPFFVLNSDVTCTFPMQELLDFHKAHGGEGTIMVSQVTQWEKYGVVVYSPQNYQIERFVEKPSRFLGDRINAGIYIFNKSILDRIPPRRTSIEKEIFPAMAAEGQLYAFNLEGFWMDVGQPKDYILGMTKFIPSLVHGNRETEQLHTEDMEHQRGGRFTVIGASLIDPSAKIGDGAVIGPYASIGANCVIGESCRIDNAAILENSKVGKGTMVSRSIVGWNNRIGSWCHIKDISVLGDDVEVKDGVILIGTKVLPNKDVGEHRFEPGIIM; translated from the coding sequence ATGTCTGCATCCGATGGCCAGGGAATGCGGGCAGTGATTCTGGTCGGCGGCTTTGGCACTCGGCTCCGTCCGCTGACGCTGACGACGCCGAAGCCCCTCGTCCCATTTTGCAACAAGCCGATGATCATTCACCAAATCGAGGCATTGAAGGCGGTCGGCGTAACGGAGGTGATTCTAGCTGTGGCGTACCGGCCGGAGGCGATGAAGGAGCAGATGGACGAGTGGTCACGGAAGCTTGGTGTTTCCTTCGTGTTCtccgtcgaggaggagccgcTCGGCACGGCCGGCCCGCTTGCACTCGCCCGCGATATCCTGATGCAGGATGACAAGCCTTTTTTTGTGCTCAACTCCGATGTCACCTGTACGTTTCCgatgcaggagctgctggactTCCACAaggcgcacggcggcgagggcaccATCATGGTCTCGCAGGTGACGCAGTGGGAGAAGTACGGTGTCGTCGTCTACTCGCCGCAGAATTACCAGATCGAGCGGTTTGTGGAGAAGCCGAGCAGATTTCTTGGGGACCGAATCAACGCCGGCATTTATATCTTCAACAAGAGCATCCTGGACCGCATTCCTCCCCGCCGAACATCCATCGAGAAGGAGATCTTCCCTGCGATGGCCGCGGAGGGGCAGCTCTACGCATTCAACCTGGAGGGCTTCTGGATGGATGTCGGCCAGCCCAAGGACTACATCCTTGGTATGACCAAGTTCATTCCGTCCTTGGTTCATGGGAACCGCGAAACGGAGCAGTTACACACGGAGGACATGGAACACCAGCGTGGCGGCCGCTTCACTGTGATCGGCGCCTCTCTGATTGACCCCTCCGCAAAGatcggcgatggcgccgtgATTGGCCCCTATGCTTCGATTGGCGCCAACTGCGTTATTGGCGAGTCGTGCCGCATCGATAATGCTGCCATCTTGGAGAACTCCAAGGTCGGCAAGGGTACAATGGTGTCTCGCAGCATTGTGGGCTGGAACAACCGTATCGGCAGCTGGTGCCACATCAAGGACATATCTGTGCTGGGCGATGACGTGGAGGTCAAGGATGGCGTGATTCTCATCGGCACCAAAGTGCTCCCCAACAAGGATGTCGGCGAGCACCGCTTCGAGCCTGGGATCATCATGTAG
- a CDS encoding putative vacuolar type h+ ATPase subunit — protein sequence MSSTKVCDPEAFLFGMMGAALSLALANVGAAFGTAKAGVAVAQLGIVQPSRVMRGIVPVVMAGILGIYGLIVSVIICNNMKLSGYPLFSGYMHLGAGLAAGFASLAAGYAIGIVGDICCYAYAKTEKIFVPMILMLIFAEALGLFGLITALLMSNKATSAMGSCTIS from the coding sequence ATGTCCTCCACCAAGGTGTGCGACCCCGAGGCGTTCCTCTTCGGTATGATGGGGGCTGCCTTATCCCTTGCTTTGGCGAACGTTGGTGCCGCCTTCGGCACGGCCAAGGCCGGTGTTGCGGTGGCACAGCTAGGAATTGTGCAGCCCTCACGCGTGATGCGTGGTATCGTGCCGGTCGTGATGGCCGGTATTCTTGGTATCTACGGTCTCATCGTCTCCGTGATTATCTGCAACAACATGAAGCTGAGCGGATACCCGCTCTTCTCCGGGTACATGCACCTTGGGGCTGGGCTGGCGGCCGGATTTGCCTCCCTCGCGGCCGGATACGCGATTGGCATTGTAGGCGACATTTGCTGCTACGCGTATGCCAAGACGGAGAAGATCTTTGTCCCAATGATTCTGATGCTCATTTTTGCAGAGGCGCTGGGCCTGTTCGGTCTCATCACTGCACTGCTCATGAGCAACAAGGCAACCTCTGCCATGGGCTCGTGCACCATTAGCTAA
- a CDS encoding agmatinase-like protein, producing the protein MFTKFLSRVKALPPRSGDWANKLGPVALMGCSGGAHMSSTKLLNHFYTSPRDCDMYAELTFHEPGPVECPPETVIFFPVIQCGEMLDDKGEPSEASKDDWYLAMTEATTELLEKGYVPVSVGGDGSATLAMVEAYKRLFRSSEVVLIHCSARPSLEKAEQPIRVLLEKGLLKGVVEIGNRCVSSGDRKIRKQHKVMYMDMQAIYAKGLFCIRDIRNDYPVFLSIDADVLDPAFAPAVESPVPGGLSTRDLLHIMTGIRGPKVAGIDIHGYHPSLDMCRSDGVGLTQMALTKVLKESIVKAYTISTQTAEEGLERVRLMQRQGTLSDNPYPDH; encoded by the coding sequence ATGTTCACCAAGTTCCTCTCACGCGTGAAGGCCTTGCCGCCGAGATCGGGGGACTGGGCTAACAAGTTGGGACCTGTTGCTCTCATGGGCTGCTCGGGCGGAGCACACATGAGTTCGACGAAGCTTCTGAATCATTTCTACACGTCCCCGCGAGACTGCGACATGTATGCGGAGTTGACCTTCCATGAGCCCGGCCCTGTGGAATGTCCACCAGAGACAGTCATTTTTTTCCCTGTGATCCAGTGTGGTGAAATGCTGGATGACAAGGGTGAGCCTAGCGAGGCCAGCAAGGATGACTGGTATCTGGCGATGACAGAGGCCACGACAGAGTTGCTGGAGAAGGGCTACGTCCCGGTGAgcgtcggcggtgatggcTCCGCGACGCTAGCTATGGTTGAGGCGTACAAGCGGCTCTTCCGGTCAAGCGAGGTGGTGCTGATTCACTGCTCTGCCAGACCATcgctggagaaggcggaaCAGCCGATTCGTGTATTGCTGGAGAAGGGCCTGTTGAAGGGTGTTGTCGAGATCGGTAATCGCTGTGTCTCGTCCGGTGACCGCAAGATCCGCAAGCAGCACAAGGTGATGTACATGGATATGCAAGCCATATATGCAAAGGGTCTATTTTGCATTCGCGACATCCGCAATGACTATCCAGTCTTTTTGAGCATTGACGCTGATGTATTAGATCCCGCTTTTGCACCGGCCGTGGAGTCGCCCGTGCCAGGAGGTCTCTCTACGCGCGACCTGTTGCACATCATGACCGGCATTCGAGGGCCCAAGGTGGCTGGTATCGACATCCATGGGTACCACCCTAGTCTGGATATGTGCCGTAGCGATGGCGTTGGCCTGACCCAGATGGCGTTGACGAAGGTGTTGAAGGAGTCGATTGTCAAGGCGTACACCATCTCCACACAGACTGCGGAGGAGGGTCTTGAGAGGGTGCGCCTGATGCAGCGACAAGGCACGCTGTCTGACAACCCATATCCTGATCACTGA
- the CyP3 gene encoding putative cyclophilin 3: MERVARVVQLQSTAGALSIELYNNFCADSFWQLARSGQLRRLTFRQLLGGFALLGEVETVQGHSTTASEVDAAARSPDGVPLLHVGAGLLSCRPTIGAVTASRLLITLSPQPQLDKTHVVFGRVYSGIHTLEQISRMQVGADFVLYSPVTVVKCSTAVLARGTAPQNATAKVAPAPCAVKSPYPSSILATLE, encoded by the coding sequence ATGGAGCGAGTGGCAcgcgtggtgcagctgcagagcacTGCAGGAGCTCTTAGTATCGAGCTTTATAACAACTTCTGCGCCGACTCGTTCTGGCAGCTGGCGAGGAGTGGCCAACTGCGCCGGTTAACGTTCCGCCAGCTGTTGGGCGGTTTCGCGCTGCTTGGTGAGGTAGAGACGGTGCAGGGCCACTCGACGACAGCAAGCGAAGtagatgccgctgcgcgaagTCCAGATGGTGTACCATTACTGCACGTCGGTGCAGGATTGCTGAGTTGCAGGCCAACCATCGGCGCTGTGACAGCCAGTCGCCTTCTCATTACTCTTTCTCCACAGCCGCAGCTCGACAAGACGCACGTCGTCTTTGGCCGTGTCTACTCGGGCATTCACACGTTGGAGCAGATATCTCGCATGCAGGTGGGCGCGGACTTCGTTCTGTACTCTCCTGTGACGGTCGTGAAgtgcagcacggcggtgctTGCGAGAGGCACCGCACCGCAAAACGCTACGGCCAAagtggcaccggcgccgtgcGCCGTCAAGTCGCCATATCCTTCGAGCATTTTGGCAACGCTGGAGTAg
- the CYP11 gene encoding putative cyclophilin 11 → MSRMSVPPKAGQRPGIAVEKATNPKVFFDISIDNKAAGRMVMELYADTVPKTVENFRALCTGEKGKGRSGKPLHYKNSVFHRVIPNFMIQGGDFTRGNGTGGESIYGTTFRDESFSGKAGRHTGLGCLSMANAGPNTNGSQFFICTAATPWLDGKHVVFGRVIDGLDVVKKVERLGSSSGKPRSRIVVSDCGELAADKSKEQRQHQRQHQPAKASADMKHAADKKAVAEKKLIVSSPAAEGQRALSAKKEAPPQVAAPSETKKRMREVDEDEARMTRLREKKAKLAALRSSAVGNE, encoded by the coding sequence ATGTCTCGTATGAGCGTCCCGCCGAAGGCCGGGCAGCGCCCCGGCATTGCTGTTGAGAAGGCGACCAATCCAAAGGTATTTTTCGATATCAGCATTGACAACAAGGCAGCCGGGCGCATGGTCATGGAGCTGTACGCCGACACAGTTCCCAAGACGGTCGAGAATTTCCGGGCTCTCTGCACGGGGGAGAAAGGCAagggccgcagcggcaagcCCCTGCATTATAAGAACAGCGTGTTTCACCGCGTCATCCCGAACTTCATGATCCAAGGCGGCGACTTTACCCGGGGAAACGGCACAGGCGGCGAGTCTATCTATGGCACCACCTTCCGGGATGAGTCGTTTTCTGGGAAAGCCGGCCGGCACACTGGGCTGGGGTGTCTGTCCATGGCCAACGCAGGTCCCAATACGAACGGGTCACAGTTTTTCATTTGCACTGCTGCAACCCCGTGGCTCGACGGCAAGCACGTTGTCTTTGGCCGTGTCATCGATGGTCTTGACGTTGTGAAGAAAGTTGAGCGACTGGGATCGTCTTCCGGGAAGCCGCGCAGTCGCATCGTGGTGTCTGACTGCGGTGAGTTGGCGGCTGATAAATCTAAGGAACAGCGGCAACACCAGCGGCAACATCAGCCAGCGAAGGCATCTGCGGACATGAAGCATGCCGCGGACAAGAAGGCCGTTGCGGAGAAGAAGTTGATAGTgtcttctccagcagccgAGGGGCAGAGGGCTCTCTCTGCAAAGAAAGAGGCACCACCTCAGGTGGCCGCACCAAGTGAGACGAAGAAGCGCATGCGCgaggtggacgaggacgaggcgcgAATGACTCGACTTCGTGAGAAAAAGGCAAAATTGGCCGCCCTGCGCTCCAGCGCTGTGGGGAACGAATAA